The proteins below are encoded in one region of Delphinus delphis chromosome 4, mDelDel1.2, whole genome shotgun sequence:
- the LOC132424324 gene encoding keratin-associated protein 13-2-like, which translates to MQVEYQYQEESLTMKQDDLWKSSSQGQTSMSACKRGQSRKIVTLKLRESPQSNSAELKFLVTTSYNCCSGNFSHSLGDHLSYPGSSCGSSYPSNLVYSTDCCSPSTCQPSCVVFSPCLMSCYSLRTSMLCRHFQITYYGSLDCGSIRGCSLGYGSRSSYSLDYGSRSSSSLGCGSSVFRPLCYGVHGFPSLIYGSRFYYPTYLASRSFQSSGYRATYRSAFCRSTF; encoded by the exons ATGCAAGTGGAGTACCAGTATCAAGAAGAATCTCTAACAATGAAGCAGGATGACCTCTGGAAAAGCAGCAGCCAAGGGCAGACTTCCATGAGTGCCTGCAAGAGAGGCCAGAGCAGAAAG ATCGTGACGTTAAAACTCAGAGAGTCTCCTCAGAGTAACTCAGCTGAACTCAAATTTCTTGTCACCACGTCCTACAACTGCTGCTCTGGAAACTTCTCCCACTCCCTTGGGGACCACCTGAGCTACCCAGGCTCCTCCTGTGGCTCTTCCTACCCCAGCAACCTTGTGTACAGCACTGACTGCTGCTCCCCCAGCACCTGCCAGCCCTCCTGTGTGGTGTTCAGTCCCTGCCTGATGTCCTGCTACAGCCTGAGAACCTCCATGCTCTGCAGACACTTCCAGATAACTTATTATGGGTCTCTGGACTGTGGGTCCATCAGAGGCTGCTCCCTGGGTTATGGATCTAGAAGCTCCTACTCCCTGGATTATGGATCCAGAAGTTCCTCCTCACTGGGCTGTGGATCCAGTGTATTCAGACCCCTGTGTTATGGAGTTCATGGTTTCCCTTCCCTGATCTATGGATCCAGATTTTACTACCCAACATACTTGGCTTCTAGGAGCTTTCAATCTTCTGGTTATAGGGCAACCTATAGATCAGCCTTCTGTAGGTCAACTTTCTGA